A section of the Candidatus Omnitrophota bacterium genome encodes:
- a CDS encoding Rrf2 family transcriptional regulator, translated as MHISYKGDYALKSMLELAIRFPDTTTTITELAKGADIPFKFLEQVLLDLKRAGFLESRRGTHGGYRLAKHPAKITLGEVVRFIEGPIEPIACADKKSLYKGCKDVYNCVFRDIWTRVAEATAEIIDTVTFEDLANRFFARATASSLDYCI; from the coding sequence ATGCATATTAGTTATAAAGGTGATTATGCTTTAAAGTCAATGCTGGAGTTGGCCATACGTTTTCCTGACACAACAACAACCATTACAGAGTTAGCCAAAGGGGCGGATATTCCTTTTAAGTTTTTAGAACAAGTCCTCTTAGATTTGAAACGTGCAGGGTTCTTAGAGAGTAGGCGCGGTACGCATGGAGGATATCGCCTTGCAAAACATCCGGCAAAGATTACTTTAGGTGAAGTTGTGAGGTTTATCGAAGGCCCTATTGAACCTATTGCCTGCGCTGACAAAAAATCTTTATATAAAGGTTGTAAGGATGTATATAATTGCGTATTTAGAGATATCTGGACTCGTGTAGCCGAAGCTACAGCAGAGATTATAGATACGGTTACATTTGAAGATTTGGCTAATAGGTTTTTTGCGCGTGCAACAGCTAGTTCACTTGATTATTGTATATAG
- a CDS encoding metal-dependent transcriptional regulator, whose amino-acid sequence MDKRNIEELLEFFWMQREDGKTQLDKILDSKGEKVKTSEIDYLVKAGFLKIEESCIYFLTKGETIARRIIRGHRLAERLFTDVLGLDIRTIESNACKFEHIVHDEVAEAICTLLGHPKECPHGRPIPQGECCLKTTKEIARIILPLSEMPFGQRCKVVYITTGHLHRLNRLSSLGVMPGVVVSLRQRFPTPILDVEHTQIAIEEEILKDIYVRRIN is encoded by the coding sequence ATGGATAAAAGAAATATTGAAGAACTACTTGAATTTTTCTGGATGCAACGCGAAGATGGAAAGACTCAACTGGATAAAATCCTAGATTCCAAAGGCGAGAAAGTCAAAACAAGCGAAATTGATTATCTAGTTAAGGCAGGTTTTCTTAAGATAGAAGAGTCCTGCATTTATTTTCTTACTAAAGGTGAGACTATTGCCCGCAGGATAATTCGCGGTCATCGTCTCGCAGAAAGACTTTTTACTGATGTTTTGGGATTGGATATCAGAACAATTGAAAGTAATGCCTGTAAATTTGAACATATTGTTCATGATGAAGTTGCTGAAGCAATCTGTACATTGTTAGGACATCCCAAGGAGTGTCCTCATGGCAGGCCCATACCCCAAGGTGAATGTTGTCTAAAGACAACGAAAGAAATCGCCAGAATCATCCTACCGCTTTCAGAGATGCCATTTGGCCAAAGGTGTAAGGTGGTCTATATTACCACCGGGCATTTGCACAGATTAAATAGATTATCTTCGCTGGGTGTCATGCCAGGAGTTGTGGTATCTCTGCGTCAGAGATTCCCCACCCCAATATTAGATGTAGAACATACTCAAATTGCCATCGAAGAGGAAATTTTAAAAGACATATATGTGCGCAGAATTAACTAA
- a CDS encoding 7-cyano-7-deazaguanine synthase, whose protein sequence is MCAELTKSNPAKSIKAIILFSGGLDSTLAAHLAKQQGLKLEALKFVSPFCMCNKKGGCSNHDSPSTLKSLGIELKTIDNTNEMLECVRKPKHGYGSGLNPCIDCRILMLKKTKEYMLKIEASFVITGEVLGQRPMSQRRHILQLVEKESGLDGLIVRPLCAQSLEETIPEKKNWIDRGRLLNIVGRGRKEQIAIAKKLGINDYPCPAGGCLLTDPNFCRRLKDLMNYKPDFSLNDILLLKLGRHFRLNQDSRLIVGRNEKENNALLKLVKDDDLMITPEETIAGPTALGIGRFNTQQRQLACSIVSRYCDKGVASRVRIDIEDRRTRKKEYFDSPPISSESLSSLII, encoded by the coding sequence ATGTGCGCAGAATTAACTAAATCTAACCCTGCCAAATCAATCAAGGCAATTATTCTTTTCTCAGGAGGGCTTGATAGCACCTTGGCTGCTCATCTTGCCAAGCAACAGGGACTAAAACTAGAGGCATTAAAATTTGTCAGTCCATTTTGCATGTGCAATAAAAAAGGTGGCTGTAGTAATCATGACTCGCCGAGTACCCTTAAGAGTTTGGGCATAGAATTAAAAACCATAGACAATACGAACGAGATGTTAGAATGCGTCAGGAAACCTAAACATGGCTATGGTTCAGGATTAAATCCCTGTATTGATTGCCGCATTCTTATGTTAAAGAAAACTAAAGAATATATGCTAAAGATAGAGGCATCTTTTGTAATTACAGGTGAGGTCTTAGGACAAAGGCCAATGTCTCAGAGGCGACATATCTTGCAATTAGTCGAAAAAGAATCAGGATTAGACGGTTTAATCGTAAGACCGCTTTGCGCACAATCACTGGAAGAAACTATTCCAGAGAAAAAAAATTGGATAGATAGAGGAAGGCTTCTCAACATTGTTGGCAGAGGTAGAAAAGAACAAATCGCAATTGCTAAGAAATTAGGTATCAATGATTATCCTTGTCCTGCTGGTGGATGTTTACTTACTGATCCTAATTTCTGCAGAAGGCTTAAAGATTTGATGAATTATAAGCCTGATTTTAGTTTAAATGATATATTACTGCTTAAGCTGGGTAGACATTTTAGATTAAATCAGGACTCTAGGCTGATTGTAGGCAGGAATGAAAAGGAAAATAATGCGCTTCTCAAACTGGTCAAGGATGATGATTTGATGATTACACCTGAAGAAACAATAGCCGGTCCAACAGCCTTAGGCATAGGCAGATTTAACACTCAACAGAGGCAATTAGCATGTTCCATAGTAAGTCGCTATTGCGATAAAGGAGTGGCTTCTAGGGTGAGAATAGACATAGAAGATAGAAGGACTCGAAAGAAAGAGTACTTTGATAGCCCGCCTATATCTAGCGAGAGCTTATCCAGTTTAATAATATAA